The sequence below is a genomic window from Cucumis melo cultivar AY chromosome 5, USDA_Cmelo_AY_1.0, whole genome shotgun sequence.
ACCACTGTTCCTGTATCTATGGCTCCTTATAGAATGGCCTCAGTTGAGTTGAAAGAGCTAAAGGTCCAGTTGCAGGAGTTGCTAGACAAGGGTTTCATTTGAcctagtgtgtcaccttggaGGGCACCAGtattgtttgtgaagaagaaagatggattGATGTGCCTTTGCATTGATTATAGAGAGCTGAATAAGGTGGCAGTCAAGAACCGTTACCCATTACCCAGAATTGACGACTTGTTTGATCAGCTACAAGGAGCCACTTCTTTCACTAAGATTAATTTACGTTTAGGCTAttaccagttgaggattagagacagtgatattcctaagactgCTTTTCATTTTAGATATAGGCATTACAAGTTCATTGTAATGTCTTTTGGCTTGACCAATGCCCCTGCTGTATTTATGGATCTGATGTACAGGGtatttaaggatttcttagacacttttgttatagtttttattgatGACATCTTAATTTACTCCAAGACAAGGGCTGAGCATGAGAAGCATTTGTATcaagttttggagactcttcgagccaatcAGCTATATGCTAAGTTTTCTAAGTGTGAGTTTTGGCTAAAGAAGGTGTCTTTTCTTGGCCATGTAGTATCTAGTGAAGGAGTCTCTGTAGACCAATCGAAGATTGAAGCTGTTACGAGTTGGCCTCGACCTTCTACAGTCAGTGAAGTTCGTAGTTTTCTAGGTTTAGCAAGTTATTACAGAAGGTTCAGAGAAGAtttctctcgtatagccagtccTTTGACTCAGTTGATCAGGAAgggactccttttgtttggagcccaaCATGTGGGAGTAGTTTCCAaaagcttaagcagaagcttgtgactgcaccagtccttaCAGTGCAAGATGGATATGaagttttatgatttatagtgatgcctcTAAGAAAGGACTAGATTGTGTTTCGATGCAACATGGTAAGGTGGTTGCTTATGcctctcgtcagttgaagagtcatgtgTAGAACTACCTTACCCATGATTTAGAGTtagcagcagtggtttttgtaCTAAAGATAGAGAAGATATAGATTTTTACTGACCACAAGAGCCCgaaatacttcttcacccagaaggagttgaacatgagacagAAAAGATGACTTGAGTTAGTAAAGGACTATGACTACGAGATCCTATATCACCGAggtaaggcaaatgtggtagctgatgtgCTTAGAAATAAGGTGTCACATTCAACAACACTTTTTACAGAGCAGGCTCCTTTGCTTAGAGACTTTgagagagctgagattgcagtTTCAGTAGGGGAAGTTAtctcacagttggctcagttgtcagtgcaGCCAACTttgagacagaggattattgttgctcaaTTAAATGATCCATATTTGGTTGAGAAGTGCCACCTGGCAGAAGCAGGGCAAGATGaggagttctccatatcctctgatgatgtACTTATGTTTGAGAGGCGTTTATACGTCCCAGCAAACTGTGCAGTTAAGACTGAGCTTTTGATTGAGGCCCATAGTTCTCCATTTTCTATGCATCCTAACAGTACAACTATGTACCAGGACTTGAAGCGAGTTTACTGGTAGCGAAATATGAAGAAAGAAGTGGCAGACTtcgttagtagatgcttggtgtgccaacAGATGAAGGCACCAAGTCAGAGGCTAGCAAATTTGTTGCAACCCTtaagtgtgccagggtggaagttgGAGAGTGTGtctatggacttcattacaCGACTGCCTAGAACCCTGAAGGGTTATACAGTGATTTGGGTAGTTGCTGACAAGCTCATGAAGTCACCTCACTTCattccagggaaatccacttacgcTGCCAGTAAGTagggacagttatatatgacggaGATACTGAGCCTACATAGAGTGCCTGTATCTATCATTTCTGATAGAGACACTCGTTTCAATTCAAAGTTTTGGAAAGGACTTCAGTTTGCCTTGGGCATGAGGTTAGATTTCAGCACAATCTTTTATCttcagactgatggtcaaatAGAGCGGTTGAATCAtattttggaagatatgttgCGAGCTTGTGTGTTAGAGTTTTCAAGGAGTTGAGACTCTCATTTGCACTTAACGGAGTtcgcttataataacagttatcaggctaccattggcatgatACCGTTTGAGGCCATGTATGGTAGGTGTTGTAGGTCTCTTGTATGTTGAGGTGAGGTTAGTGAGCAGAGAATGTTAGGCCCTGAGCTAGTTCAAACCACCATTGCAGtcatacagaagattagagctcGTATGTTGGCAGCACAAAGCAAACAGAAGAGTTACGTTGATGAACGACGTAAGGATCTTGAGTGTAATGCCCCAagttaaggtaatttattttaattatcttaaatttaattttaattagtgTTGGAATTAATTTGGGTGCTAATGGAATTTTGATTAAAGTTGTTTGTTTAGTGAAATTTGTATTTGGGagaaattcaattaattatatatgattatgtaattaattaactttgaagttggaataattatattatgtagaTAATATGGTTAtgtaaaaatatttgttttggagaaagatattttgtggagagagagaaagaaatttaaaataataattatataatggaaaatagttattatttagtaaaagataattatgatattttatttggagaaaggttgatgtgattggttgaattattggtttaaaaagggagatttggtgggttttaaatcaagagagaagatttgattgttttggaataaaataaggaataggaaaaaggggaaataataataattgtattattattattttgggttAAATAGGGTCaacactattcatcatcttcctcaaaTAAACCCTAATCCCAAACTTCTCAAACCCTAGCGTCGCCCAACCAAGAAGCCATAACTGTCGCCGCCGCCATTCTCCTTCAAGCGCCGTCGTCGAGCGTCCGTCTTAGGTCAACCCGAGCCGATAGCCACCCTCTCATCCGTGCATTACGGAGCCGTCCGCATCAAGCTTGTCGAGTCGTCGTCCTCCATCGTGCGTGTTACGTCAACCACCACCAGCCACTGCGTCTCCAATCGTTTCTGTCGTTGGCCACCTGAAGGCCGTTGATTTTGTCGAGCCGTCTTTGAAGCCCATCAAAAACAGACATTGAAGCCAGCCGTGCTATCGTCGAGTGTCAGCCGCAAGCAACCTGAGCCGATTCACCCTCAACCCAAACCATGAGAGTCCGGGCCACGCTAGCCACCGCGTGAATCTGAGCCGCGCCTCCAGTCATTCCGCGTCGCGAGCCGTAGCTTACCCGAGCCGTATTGAGCCTCCTTGTGTGTGCTTGCCTTCAGCTACGAGCCACCCTTCTCTTCAGCCTTGAGCCGCcaagccttttttttttaagctaTCTAGTTATTTTTGGCCCTTTtccacctatttttggtaagttttgattgagtttttggtatacccaacaaagatttaattttggaccttaaataatttaattttggattaaattaaattatttttcttaaagggCCGTTTGGATCGTTTAGAAGTGGAACTGAGGAATTCTCTCAGTTAAGGCTAAGTTGATCtcaaccttgatcttgggtaagttactTCGAGTGGATTTTTGGACATTTAATTATTTGAGGGTTAAGTTATTAAATTTGGTGttttctaactatttaggacttcgctgcttggaaagcgtgatttTTGCTGTTAGAATTCGATTAagctaatctctaggtaagagattctactactagaccttcgacTGAAATTAAGAAACCGCATGTATTTATGGTTATGTTTGGATGatagctaaattgcataactcagtgttattgatgatgactgacattgtattgatgattgatgttgtgaactgatgttatgttatgactaGTAGTATGTTCATGAGGATGACTGCGTTATGTTCATGTTTACGATATTGGTTAAGTATGCTATGATTGTTATgatatgtcatgtttatgaaaaTGTTATGACATGTTACATGCTACGGATAGGGTGtgctgttagctttatctattcgagtcgtacccacatgggtgtccctcgagatcaccacatttttatgactgcgtagtccgacgggatcagtAGTCCAATAtaacattgacattgacatagacatgattatgagtgattcgacggggtcactcacagcctgattgtcttagtgtttcctttggGTACACTACAGATCAGTTTGTACACTACaaaccagtttgtcctaggtgttcctttggatCACCGAAGACTAGATATGTTTCtatgggatcacagattgcacgtgtttgggaacgtgctagtttaggggtaccactttacagggctctaatagaaagttaataGGCACgtagcgagactagtagtgggtcctttactgagtatatttttatattcactcttacttgtttaatttttttaggcagaggtagaggtaagcgcaaaggcaagctggcgactgacaagaagtgaccgtggcgagccatagggatcattTTGCTTCTGCTTTATGTCATTGTTCAGATTCCAgtatttgcatttttattttattcttttatttttattttatttctttaaaactagatagagCTCGAGTTAGgattgtatttttaaatttatttccaTATACATTTGtttaggttttgttttatttttctattttaaatttataaattttatttatcttttaaattagtaatgacttcggcttagtataaggagttagGTCGTTATATCGAGTTTGAggtgggagacatggtttttctgaaggtaGTACCTATGAGGGGTGTCTTAAGGTTCAAAAGAAAagggaagctaagtccacgttttgtaGGACCATTTGAGATACTTAAGCGAATTAGCCCCGTAGCTTATCGTTTGGCGTTGTCTCCATCGTTTTTTgtagttcatgatgtgtttcacgtttcaaTGCTGAGGAAG
It includes:
- the LOC107991252 gene encoding uncharacterized protein LOC107991252; the protein is MTEILSLHRVPVSIISDRDTRFNSKFWKGLQFALGMSYQATIGMIPFEAMYGRCCRSLYKELGRYIEFEVGDMVFLKVVPMRGVLRFKRKGKLSPRFVGPFEILKRISPVAYRLALSPSFFVVHDVFHVSMLRKYVADPMHVVDFEPLQINENLSYEEQPVEILAREVKMLRNRRIALVKAFWRNHGAEKATWEREDDMRA